Proteins from a genomic interval of Paenibacillus lentus:
- a CDS encoding TetR/AcrR family transcriptional regulator: protein MDKQIDPRILRTRKLIMDAFIELTKKKDFNDITIGDIASAATVNRATFYNHFMDKYDLLEKVLSESVMREVLQEVSMHEVINEETIISIFTSIIKFHTSVGNQCQRSYKAFTPQIEAIFKKELQAFFSEWAQRQWSNQNRIEIETFAVMLSWSLYGAAMYWMQNRMTKPEDYVKQVLHNIKSIYSSGG from the coding sequence ATGGATAAACAAATCGATCCCCGTATTCTTCGCACTCGTAAGCTCATTATGGACGCATTTATTGAGTTAACTAAGAAAAAAGATTTTAATGACATCACAATCGGGGATATTGCATCTGCTGCAACGGTTAATCGCGCAACATTCTATAATCATTTCATGGATAAATATGACTTGCTTGAAAAAGTGTTAAGTGAAAGCGTGATGAGAGAAGTCCTTCAAGAAGTAAGTATGCATGAGGTCATTAACGAAGAGACGATCATATCGATTTTCACCTCGATTATTAAGTTCCACACATCGGTTGGCAACCAGTGTCAGCGAAGTTATAAAGCTTTTACCCCCCAAATAGAAGCGATCTTTAAAAAGGAGCTTCAAGCCTTTTTTTCAGAGTGGGCGCAAAGACAATGGTCTAACCAAAATCGAATAGAAATCGAGACTTTTGCGGTAATGTTAAGCTGGTCACTTTATGGGGCTGCAATGTATTGGATGCAAAACCGCATGACAAAACCAGAGGATTACGTAAAGCAAGTATTGCATAACATAAAAAGCATCTACAGCAGCGGTGGCTGA
- a CDS encoding LLM class flavin-dependent oxidoreductase translates to MVEFEFGVYSLGERIPDASGNSPNAQSRVEAIIQVAKMADEAGLDIFGVGEHHRLDFVTSSYGMLLAAIARETKNIKLTSTLSVISTADPVRVYEDFATLDLLSNGRTEIIVGRGAFLESFSLFGESLDDYDELFDEKLHLFMKLQEREVVSWQGKFRSSLQNAQIAPRPVQKKLPLWIGVGGTPASAVRAGRLGVNMALGLLSGRPESTKPLVDLYWQAAREAGHDLSKLRVSVSGHSYIAETGEQAITEFVSHYNQYFGYFLKERGQQFRTTEEELMPQRAAGQILAVGSAEELAEKILHQHELFGHSRFMGQFDLGGKPLSRVEKAMDLLANKVAPMVRRALSK, encoded by the coding sequence ATGGTCGAATTTGAATTCGGAGTATATTCATTAGGAGAACGAATACCTGATGCCAGTGGAAATAGCCCTAACGCACAATCCAGAGTCGAGGCTATAATTCAAGTGGCAAAAATGGCGGATGAAGCAGGCCTCGATATATTTGGTGTTGGCGAACATCATCGTCTGGATTTTGTAACATCATCTTATGGTATGCTGCTGGCAGCGATTGCACGCGAGACGAAAAATATTAAACTAACCAGTACCTTATCCGTAATTAGCACAGCGGATCCGGTACGTGTCTATGAAGATTTTGCAACGCTTGATTTATTATCTAACGGACGAACTGAAATTATTGTAGGTCGTGGGGCATTTTTAGAATCATTCTCACTCTTTGGAGAAAGTCTAGATGACTATGATGAATTGTTTGATGAAAAGCTGCATCTGTTTATGAAATTGCAAGAGCGGGAAGTTGTTAGCTGGCAAGGAAAGTTTCGTTCTTCTCTTCAAAATGCACAAATAGCACCTCGACCCGTTCAGAAGAAACTTCCTCTCTGGATTGGGGTGGGAGGCACACCTGCAAGTGCCGTTCGCGCAGGAAGACTTGGAGTAAATATGGCACTTGGCTTGCTAAGCGGTCGTCCAGAATCCACCAAGCCATTAGTAGACCTTTATTGGCAAGCTGCAAGAGAAGCAGGTCATGATCTAAGCAAGCTAAGAGTTTCAGTGTCGGGGCATTCGTATATCGCGGAAACTGGAGAACAAGCGATTACCGAATTTGTTTCACACTATAATCAATACTTTGGATACTTCTTAAAGGAGCGTGGCCAACAATTTCGAACGACGGAAGAGGAATTGATGCCTCAGAGAGCAGCAGGACAAATCTTGGCAGTCGGTAGTGCAGAGGAATTGGCTGAGAAAATCTTGCATCAGCATGAGCTATTCGGGCATTCACGCTTCATGGGACAATTCGATCTGGGTGGTAAGCCATTATCTCGGGTGGAAAAAGCAATGGATCTACTGGCGAACAAAGTAGCACCAATGGTACGCAGGGCTTTATCTAAGTAA
- a CDS encoding GNAT family N-acetyltransferase: protein MTKQNEQITLAPVPQEELAIFKEELQEAFMKGLQDSFQEAEDPTEMGPIPSDEDFEHSLTAKDSVVRQIVLNGERIGGVVLKINPDTQRNEVDFLCIKASAHGKGLGTKAWEAIEAAFPETEVWELHTPHFEKRNIHFYVNKCGFKIVEFYHQGNPEPNVEGEEPDSDEEYEFFRFEKVMAKVSSES, encoded by the coding sequence ATGACAAAACAAAATGAACAAATTACATTAGCCCCTGTACCGCAGGAAGAGCTAGCAATATTTAAGGAAGAATTACAAGAGGCATTTATGAAAGGGTTACAAGATAGTTTTCAAGAAGCAGAGGACCCAACAGAAATGGGACCAATCCCCTCTGATGAAGATTTCGAGCATTCGCTCACTGCAAAAGATTCGGTTGTGCGTCAAATTGTACTAAATGGCGAAAGAATCGGTGGCGTCGTATTAAAAATTAATCCTGACACACAGCGAAACGAAGTGGACTTCCTGTGTATTAAGGCTAGTGCACACGGCAAAGGTCTTGGCACTAAAGCATGGGAAGCGATAGAAGCAGCATTCCCAGAGACGGAGGTTTGGGAGCTGCACACACCGCATTTTGAAAAGCGTAATATTCATTTTTACGTTAATAAATGCGGCTTTAAAATTGTCGAGTTTTATCACCAAGGCAACCCGGAGCCGAATGTTGAAGGCGAAGAGCCGGATTCAGATGAAGAATATGAGTTTTTCCGTTTTGAAAAGGTCATGGCGAAAGTGAGCAGTGAATCATAA
- a CDS encoding helix-turn-helix domain-containing protein — translation MIKCNLAVLLAERGMNISELSERTGLSRNTLSALQNNTGKGIQFDTMDAICKLLDVLPGELFTYADVGFKYVFTHPNKQQIKTDAKGTRVLYAVKYSGFYEVEIFYNEKIITMLGLLNTDDYPERTQVVFSVKDKSRLEKIPLIFRQEIFNNITDLALNEINVSYDLPIKIDRSSIEIKFLDDEFIRKEIKDFINSQDGELDEFLEKI, via the coding sequence ATGATAAAGTGCAATTTGGCAGTTTTGTTAGCTGAAAGAGGAATGAACATTTCTGAATTGTCTGAAAGAACGGGGCTATCTAGAAATACGCTAAGCGCACTTCAAAACAATACGGGGAAAGGAATTCAATTCGATACAATGGATGCGATTTGTAAGCTACTCGATGTTCTCCCAGGTGAATTATTCACATACGCAGATGTGGGCTTTAAATATGTTTTTACCCACCCAAACAAACAACAAATTAAAACAGATGCTAAGGGAACAAGGGTATTATATGCGGTTAAATATTCTGGTTTTTACGAGGTAGAGATTTTTTATAACGAAAAGATAATTACAATGCTAGGTCTATTGAACACTGATGACTATCCTGAACGTACACAAGTTGTTTTTTCGGTTAAAGATAAATCCCGTCTTGAGAAGATTCCCTTGATTTTTAGACAAGAAATTTTTAACAATATCACTGATCTTGCGTTAAACGAAATAAACGTTTCATATGACCTACCGATCAAAATAGATAGAAGTTCTATAGAAATAAAGTTCTTGGATGATGAGTTCATAAGAAAAGAAATTAAAGATTTTATCAATTCTCAAGATGGTGAATTAGACGAATTCCTAGAAAAAATATAA
- a CDS encoding DUF3987 domain-containing protein — translation MLFEKIPSELKDIPQWVLWKLEQRRPGAKPTKVPYSSTGQHASVNDPSTWSTFEEVITAFRDNKAYSGIGFVLTKNQSDHSIVVIDIDGCVKNGRLDDEARDIISRFDSYTERSQSGEGIHIVIRGSKPGERSRTRNIEIYDELRFIVFTGDHVNGTPSHIEERQPELINLYNHLFPAQTPLHEVEPVKEPNLEDETVLRLAKKAKNGARFEILYSGKWSAYNSQSEAEQALCNMLAFYTKNPEQIDRLFRDSGLMRDKWNRDDYRERTISKALEGVVVQYNNPSNSRKLNNNIPQPGEFDETEFDFIFNPRPEFDGKLGEAALYGLAGEIVRFIDPHTEADPAAVLINFLTMYGNMIGDSAHFVVSGGKHHMRLFAVLVGATFRGKKGTSLDPVLKLMNAVDVEFNIRKKSGLSSGEGLIYSVRDQVIESRPVMEGKGKDKRPTGEYEDVITDPGVEDKRLLVIESEFGSVLNVLRREGNTLSAIIRNAWDGSGELRTLTKNPMQASRSHISILGHITPEELRKLLTGNEIHNGFVNRFLWLYVQQSKSLPSGGEFHKLDVEPIVNRIKEACDYAMNGMPLDDNGDPFPMERDEAANQLWERIYEPLQRDATGIIGASTSRVIPYVMRLACIYALLDLSNIVRIEHLRAALALWDYCYKSVVFIFGEQELTNDPIISKILTRLKGQPEGLSLTDINDLFKGTVKSDELQSAVKKMQDNGLITVKTIPGRGRPKRLIELNQSSEIA, via the coding sequence ATGCTATTTGAAAAGATACCGTCTGAGCTAAAAGACATCCCCCAATGGGTGTTGTGGAAACTGGAACAGCGCAGGCCGGGAGCGAAGCCAACAAAAGTTCCATACTCTTCAACAGGTCAGCACGCTTCTGTAAACGATCCGTCAACCTGGTCAACCTTCGAGGAAGTAATAACAGCATTTAGGGACAACAAGGCATATTCCGGGATAGGTTTTGTGCTTACAAAAAATCAATCTGATCATTCAATTGTGGTGATTGACATTGACGGTTGTGTCAAAAATGGAAGGCTAGATGATGAGGCGAGGGATATTATCTCAAGGTTCGATAGCTATACGGAACGTAGCCAGAGCGGTGAAGGCATTCATATCGTTATACGGGGTAGTAAACCGGGAGAACGAAGTAGGACACGCAACATAGAAATATACGACGAACTGAGGTTCATTGTATTTACAGGAGACCATGTGAACGGAACACCGTCACATATCGAGGAAAGGCAGCCAGAACTTATTAACTTATATAATCATCTGTTTCCAGCACAAACACCTCTTCATGAAGTCGAACCTGTTAAAGAGCCGAACCTAGAGGATGAAACGGTACTTAGGCTCGCTAAGAAGGCAAAAAACGGGGCAAGGTTTGAAATACTATACTCCGGCAAGTGGAGTGCATACAACAGTCAAAGCGAAGCCGAACAAGCCCTATGTAACATGCTTGCTTTTTACACAAAAAATCCCGAACAAATTGACCGTTTGTTCAGGGACAGTGGGTTAATGCGTGATAAATGGAACCGTGATGACTACCGGGAACGAACTATAAGTAAAGCTTTAGAGGGTGTTGTGGTGCAATATAATAATCCGTCCAATAGTAGAAAGCTTAATAATAATATACCACAGCCTGGGGAATTTGACGAGACTGAGTTCGACTTTATTTTCAATCCTAGACCGGAATTTGATGGCAAATTGGGAGAAGCTGCACTATATGGGTTGGCTGGTGAAATTGTCAGGTTCATTGATCCTCATACAGAAGCTGATCCAGCAGCTGTACTTATTAATTTTCTTACTATGTACGGAAACATGATCGGTGACAGTGCTCACTTTGTTGTATCAGGCGGCAAACACCATATGAGACTCTTTGCCGTGTTGGTCGGGGCTACTTTCCGGGGGAAAAAGGGAACGTCCCTTGATCCAGTACTAAAGCTTATGAATGCCGTAGATGTGGAATTCAATATACGCAAGAAATCAGGGCTGTCCAGCGGCGAAGGGCTTATTTATTCAGTAAGGGATCAGGTAATAGAATCCAGGCCAGTTATGGAAGGCAAGGGGAAAGATAAGAGACCCACGGGGGAATATGAGGATGTAATTACTGATCCAGGGGTTGAAGATAAGCGTTTACTAGTCATAGAAAGTGAATTTGGATCCGTACTTAACGTATTACGCCGGGAGGGCAATACTCTATCGGCGATTATTAGAAATGCCTGGGACGGAAGCGGAGAGCTTAGGACGCTAACTAAAAATCCTATGCAAGCATCAAGGTCACATATCTCCATATTGGGTCATATCACGCCCGAGGAACTAAGGAAGCTATTAACAGGGAATGAGATTCATAACGGCTTTGTGAATCGCTTCTTGTGGCTGTATGTTCAGCAATCCAAATCATTACCCAGCGGTGGTGAATTCCACAAGTTAGACGTTGAGCCTATCGTTAACAGGATCAAAGAAGCCTGTGACTATGCCATGAATGGAATGCCGCTTGATGATAATGGCGATCCGTTTCCTATGGAGCGTGACGAAGCCGCAAATCAGCTATGGGAACGCATTTATGAACCTTTACAGCGTGATGCGACTGGTATCATTGGAGCTTCCACAAGTCGGGTTATTCCCTACGTGATGCGTTTGGCTTGCATCTACGCCCTACTAGACCTATCGAACATTGTCCGGATAGAACATCTAAGGGCAGCGTTAGCATTATGGGATTATTGCTATAAATCGGTGGTGTTCATCTTTGGCGAACAGGAGCTTACCAACGATCCTATAATTAGCAAAATATTGACTAGGCTGAAGGGGCAACCAGAGGGGCTAAGCCTTACTGATATTAACGATTTATTCAAGGGGACGGTTAAGAGTGATGAGCTCCAAAGTGCAGTAAAGAAAATGCAAGATAACGGCCTCATTACTGTGAAAACAATACCAGGCCGAGGGAGACCAAAACGATTAATTGAACTGAATCAATCAAGTGAGATTGCATGA
- a CDS encoding MerR family transcriptional regulator codes for MKNIFKKTYSTGEFAKLLEINKDTLLYYDKIDLFKPAGTFDNGYRYYTFEQFDQFVAIQSLRAVEVPIKELKTYFDAPNVQALQQLAMEHQEKVAREIHKLQDIQFFLDRAIALTKELEEVPFGEVLIKQLPAEPVVYSDDKIDWSLSMEELYEQSTPFLKKLGVKSTAAYGIVYSKEDFLNKESGDLSYLFCRLDDPSARIKPAGHYAVIYHQGPYDEILQTKTYHTLLTYLEQEQLALDGDIYEEYLLHSIASKEEKDYITKISVKVKTCEAIKN; via the coding sequence ATGAAAAATATATTCAAAAAAACATATTCGACAGGCGAATTTGCCAAGTTACTTGAAATCAATAAAGATACGTTGCTTTATTACGATAAAATCGATTTATTTAAGCCTGCAGGTACTTTTGATAATGGCTATCGCTACTACACATTTGAGCAGTTCGACCAATTTGTAGCGATTCAATCGCTTCGTGCAGTTGAGGTACCGATTAAAGAACTCAAAACGTATTTTGACGCGCCTAACGTCCAAGCTTTACAACAATTAGCAATGGAACATCAAGAAAAAGTGGCAAGGGAAATCCACAAATTGCAGGACATACAATTTTTCCTGGACCGAGCGATTGCCCTGACCAAAGAGCTGGAGGAAGTCCCATTTGGAGAAGTATTGATAAAGCAGTTACCAGCCGAACCTGTTGTGTATAGCGACGATAAAATAGATTGGTCGTTATCAATGGAGGAACTTTACGAGCAATCTACGCCATTTTTAAAAAAGCTTGGGGTTAAAAGTACAGCCGCATACGGTATTGTGTATTCAAAAGAAGATTTTCTAAATAAGGAGTCTGGAGATCTAAGCTACCTATTTTGTCGACTAGATGACCCGTCAGCGAGAATCAAACCAGCTGGACACTATGCGGTCATTTATCATCAAGGACCTTATGATGAAATCTTACAGACAAAGACCTATCATACGCTACTCACTTATTTAGAACAGGAGCAGTTGGCGTTAGATGGTGATATTTATGAGGAGTATTTACTGCACTCGATTGCATCTAAAGAGGAAAAAGATTATATTACAAAAATTAGTGTGAAGGTAAAAACGTGTGAGGCGATAAAGAATTAA
- a CDS encoding ABC transporter ATP-binding protein, with protein sequence MQGKIPQLWILMNRSRMAKGQLVLLFFISIVEVAAGLAVPLLTMKLINQISDTGFVFTSLLPVIGVLIVQAMLSAVTFYMMRRLGEKVVANLRTEVWEHMLHLRISYYDAHESGETMSRITQDTNVVKEFVTEQFVAFVSGIFAILGAVVVLLWIDWKMTLLLLIAVPLTIFVTYPLGEKMYAISKDNQDELAGFGGRLGRILSNIRLVKASQTEQQELAGGKEQIHQLYKYGLKEAKIVAILSPLMTLLVMVVLIAIFGYGGSQVASGAISSGELVAIMIYLVQIIMPFTQMATFFTDLQKTLGATERIVEALNEKREVQDGKPVSATPLPIHFQNVSFKYNEKYVLNDMTFTLEPNETTAFVSRSGGGKTTMFSLIERFYDVTAGAILYGNENIEQFNLTEWRGLFGYVSQNAPLLNGTIRDNVMYGTNGASEQEVLAALKAAYSYDFVMQLDKRLDTEVGEGGIKLSGGQKQRIAIARAILRNPRILLLDEATTNLDNESEREVQLALQALTKNRMTIIIAHRLSTITSADQILVFEEGRLSGQGTHEALQKTHPYYQQLWHNGRLTED encoded by the coding sequence ATGCAAGGGAAAATCCCACAGCTTTGGATTTTGATGAATCGCAGTCGAATGGCGAAGGGGCAATTAGTCCTTTTATTTTTTATAAGTATCGTAGAGGTGGCAGCTGGACTAGCTGTGCCACTACTAACAATGAAGCTTATTAATCAAATTTCAGATACTGGTTTTGTATTCACGTCGCTCTTACCAGTCATTGGCGTTTTAATTGTACAGGCGATGCTGAGTGCCGTTACATTTTATATGATGCGTCGTTTAGGTGAAAAAGTTGTCGCGAATTTACGAACAGAAGTATGGGAGCATATGCTGCATTTACGTATATCATATTACGATGCACATGAATCAGGCGAAACGATGAGTCGCATTACGCAGGATACAAATGTCGTAAAAGAATTTGTGACTGAGCAGTTCGTAGCTTTTGTTTCAGGGATTTTTGCGATTCTCGGTGCCGTCGTTGTTTTACTGTGGATTGATTGGAAAATGACGCTACTACTACTTATTGCTGTCCCACTGACGATTTTTGTGACGTATCCGTTAGGGGAAAAAATGTATGCCATCTCGAAGGACAATCAAGATGAGCTAGCCGGGTTCGGTGGACGCTTAGGGCGTATTTTATCAAACATTCGCCTTGTGAAAGCCTCACAAACCGAGCAGCAAGAGCTAGCAGGCGGAAAAGAACAAATTCACCAACTGTACAAGTACGGGTTAAAAGAAGCGAAAATTGTTGCGATTCTTTCACCACTTATGACGTTGCTCGTGATGGTTGTTCTTATTGCAATTTTTGGCTACGGTGGTTCACAGGTGGCTTCAGGTGCAATTAGTTCTGGCGAGCTTGTGGCAATCATGATTTATTTAGTGCAGATTATAATGCCATTTACACAAATGGCGACGTTCTTCACCGATTTGCAAAAAACACTTGGTGCGACAGAGCGGATTGTTGAAGCACTCAATGAGAAGCGTGAAGTACAAGACGGGAAACCAGTATCGGCCACACCACTACCTATCCACTTCCAAAACGTATCGTTTAAATATAATGAAAAGTACGTACTAAATGACATGACATTTACGTTAGAACCGAATGAAACGACTGCCTTTGTTAGCCGAAGTGGTGGTGGGAAAACAACGATGTTCTCCCTTATTGAACGATTTTATGACGTGACAGCAGGTGCGATACTGTATGGTAACGAAAACATTGAGCAATTTAACTTAACAGAGTGGCGTGGGCTGTTTGGCTATGTAAGTCAAAATGCACCGTTATTAAATGGAACGATTCGTGACAACGTCATGTATGGGACGAATGGAGCAAGTGAACAAGAGGTACTTGCCGCATTAAAAGCAGCCTATTCCTACGATTTTGTCATGCAGCTGGACAAACGCCTCGATACAGAGGTTGGTGAAGGAGGTATTAAGCTTTCAGGGGGTCAAAAACAGCGTATTGCAATTGCTCGCGCGATTTTACGAAATCCGAGAATCTTATTACTTGATGAGGCGACAACGAACTTAGATAACGAATCAGAGCGTGAAGTGCAGCTTGCCCTTCAAGCGTTAACAAAAAACCGGATGACAATCATCATCGCCCATCGATTATCCACAATTACAAGTGCAGACCAAATCCTTGTCTTTGAAGAAGGACGCCTGTCAGGTCAAGGCACACATGAAGCATTACAAAAAACACATCCGTATTATCAACAGCTTTGGCATAATGGTCGTTTGACTGAAGATTAG
- a CDS encoding DUF3800 domain-containing protein, with translation MHTHLVFLDESGDHSMQHIDRQFPVFALGGVIFEKDYYYNIVNPTIDGIKYKYWKHRNVILHSVDIRKQRGLFNILRDPETRIRFLDDVTGFVSGLDYKIIAAGINKSDHLRTYAAPENPYVLTLEFVMERLYFYFKGSRNKALLVAESREDADNERLYKVFKRLMEFGNENISSSEFKSCITDLEFIPKVNNENGNQLTDLIVYPIARKIISRAKGYQSYIEIKPKFYSRSNGDFWGYGLKAFPNLTYYRIKKETD, from the coding sequence ATGCATACTCACTTAGTGTTCTTAGATGAGTCTGGAGACCATAGCATGCAGCATATTGATCGTCAGTTTCCTGTGTTTGCTCTAGGTGGTGTTATCTTTGAAAAGGATTACTATTACAATATAGTTAACCCTACAATTGACGGTATTAAGTATAAATATTGGAAACATCGAAATGTGATACTTCATTCAGTAGATATAAGAAAACAGAGAGGGCTATTTAATATACTAAGGGATCCCGAGACTAGAATTCGCTTTTTGGATGATGTAACAGGATTCGTAAGTGGTCTTGATTATAAAATAATTGCAGCCGGAATAAATAAATCAGACCATCTAAGAACTTATGCAGCTCCTGAAAATCCTTATGTATTAACTTTAGAATTTGTTATGGAGCGACTTTACTTCTATTTTAAAGGAAGTAGAAATAAGGCATTGCTTGTAGCTGAATCAAGAGAAGATGCTGATAACGAAAGACTGTACAAAGTATTCAAAAGATTAATGGAGTTTGGTAATGAAAATATATCGAGTTCAGAGTTTAAGAGTTGTATAACAGACTTGGAGTTTATTCCAAAGGTTAATAACGAAAACGGCAATCAACTTACTGATCTTATTGTGTATCCAATAGCTCGTAAGATAATAAGTAGAGCGAAGGGGTATCAATCTTACATAGAAATAAAACCGAAGTTCTATTCTCGATCAAATGGAGACTTTTGGGGGTATGGATTAAAGGCATTTCCAAACCTAACTTATTATCGAATCAAGAAAGAAACTGATTGA
- a CDS encoding helix-turn-helix domain-containing protein has protein sequence MKRITLTVTEAAELIGVSQTTVYAMAREGQIPHTRVRGRILFHRDVIETWLRGEYAQVSQA, from the coding sequence ATGAAACGTATCACATTAACAGTAACTGAAGCCGCAGAATTGATCGGTGTATCTCAAACTACGGTTTACGCGATGGCAAGAGAGGGGCAAATTCCACATACGAGGGTTCGGGGGCGGATTCTATTCCATCGGGATGTAATCGAGACTTGGCTGCGTGGAGAGTATGCGCAAGTAAGCCAAGCTTAG